The genomic window TCAGGAAATACTTCACTGCGCTCACCGGAATCGCAAAACCCAGGCCTTCGCCGAACATGATCTTCATGTTCGTCACCCCGATCACTTCGCCGCGCAGGTTGAAGAGCGGACCGCCGCTGTTGCCCGGATTGATCTGCGTGGTGGTCTGGAGGTAAAGCTCACCCTGCATCTGGCGTGTCTTCGTGCTCACAATGCCTTCCGTCACCGTGCGCTCCAGCCCAAGCGGACTGCCGATGGCAAATACCCGCTCACCCACCGCGAGGACATCCGCATCTCCCAGCAAGACAGGCACGAACTTCGGCGCCCCGGCATCCTCGATCTTCAACAGGGCCAGGTCGGCGAACTTGTTCATGGCCACGATGCGCACTTCCTTATAGGACTTGCGCTCAAGCTGCCCCTTCTTCTGGTGATAGACCTCGATGGATATCTCAGTCTCACCTTCGATGACGTGAAAATTCGTGATGAGGAAGCCTTCATCATTCAGGAAGAAACCTGACCCTGTGCCGCCAGGCGTGCGCACCTGGACCACGCCTTCACCCAACTGGCTCACCAGTTCACGCACCGAACGCTCTGGTGGCGGAGTGACCGCCGCGCGATACAACCCCTCCTGCACCGTGGCAGCAGGCTTCACTTCGACAGGCTTGACCGCAGTCTTCTCAGGTTTCTTGATCTCGGCGATCTGGTCACGGGGGATGACGAGGA from Verrucomicrobiia bacterium includes these protein-coding regions:
- a CDS encoding trypsin-like peptidase domain-containing protein; amino-acid sequence: MLKPLVGLSVAVLAALPVMAEPVQIQLKGKAVVSGEVLAEKPDQVVVDVGYTVLVIPRDQIAEIKKPEKTAVKPVEVKPAATVQEGLYRAAVTPPPERSVRELVSQLGEGVVQVRTPGGTGSGFFLNDEGFLITNFHVIEGETEISIEVYHQKKGQLERKSYKEVRIVAMNKFADLALLKIEDAGAPKFVPVLLGDADVLAVGERVFAIGSPLGLERTVTEGIVSTKTRQMQGELYLQTTTQINPGNSGGPLFNLRGEVIGVTNMKIMFGEGLGFAIPVSAVKYFLNHRDAYAYDSGNPSNAYRYLEPPSRMKQPAAKK